The proteins below are encoded in one region of Triticum aestivum cultivar Chinese Spring chromosome 1B, IWGSC CS RefSeq v2.1, whole genome shotgun sequence:
- the LOC123107858 gene encoding uncharacterized protein, producing MKIAANARRRRRHDRLSRLSDATLGRILSFLPSKEAARAALLSTRWRDAFAGVDAVSLEEPESPLPDYEDHGGCGCMSCTYGRPVDPNPKPPFTTAVTAALLARHRVPHAPAPPLRALRVDLNGYHRERASTVDHWLSYALKQAAPAPHRLELDLRLSREPICNRPYSLRAAASSLKPARRARRKRSRAPDSDADEASRRATRQRRVSVSNDDSEPDYHGYTVPRMLFSSVALRSLSIGPCRLSVPAAVSLPSLQTLLLTRVSDRERHV from the coding sequence ATGAAGATCGCCGCGAACGCCCGACGTAGGCGGCGACATGACCGCCTGAGCAGGCTAAGCGACGCCACGCTGGGGCGCATCCTCTCCTTCCTCCCATCAAAGGAGGCGGCGCGCGCGGCGTTGCTCTCGACCCGGTGGCGCGACGCCTTCGCCGGCGTCGACGCCGTGTCGCTGGAGGAGCCCGAGAGCCCCCTCCCGGACTACGAGGACCACGGCGGCTGCGGCTGCATGTCCTGCACctacggccgccccgtcgacccCAACCCGAAGCCGCCCTTCACCACCGCCGTCACTGCCGCCCTCCTCGcgcgccaccgcgtgcctcacgCACCCGCGCCGCCGCTGCGTGCGCTCCGCGTCGACCTGAATGGTTACCACCGCGAGAGGGCCTCGACGGTGGACCATTGGCTATCCTACGCCCTCAAGCAGGCCGCCCCTGCACCTCATAGGCTCGAGCTCGACCTCCGCCTCAGCCGCGAGCCCATCTGCAATCGCCCttactccctccgcgccgccgccagcaGCTTGAAACCCGCGCGCCGTGCTCGTCGTAAACGCAGCCGCGCCCCCGACTCCGACGCGGACGAAGCAAGCCGCCGCGCGACTCGCCAACGGCGGGTGTCGGTCTCTAACGACGATTCCGAGCCAGACTACCATGGGTACACCGTCCCGAGGATGCTTTTCTCCTCCGTCGCCCTGCGGTCGCTCAGCATCGGCCCCTGCAGGCTCTCCGTGCCTGCCGCCGTCAGCCTGCCGTCTCTCCAGACACTCCTCCTCACCCGCGTATCCGACCGAGAGCGACATGTGTAG